A region of Aquarana catesbeiana isolate 2022-GZ linkage group LG08, ASM4218655v1, whole genome shotgun sequence DNA encodes the following proteins:
- the PRLHR gene encoding prolactin-releasing peptide receptor, with protein sequence MKMAQRNRSAQNLFPGMAGNSSIQFMGLQLLHSYKPLIIPCYSLVVFIGIIGNYLLIYVICKTKKMHNVTNFLVGNLAFSDMLMCATCVPLTLAYAFEPQGWVFGHFMCYFVYLMQPVTVYVSVFTLTVISVDRYHATVYPLRRRLTIPTCAYILAVIWLVSCLMATPALVHTYHVEFPDLDFSICEEFWFGMEKKRLAYAYSTLILTYALPLIVISFSYLRISVKLKNRVVPGNITYIQAEWDRARRRKTFRLLVLVVGAFGVCWLPLHIFNIMKDIDIDLIDKQYFNLVQLLCHWFAMMSACTNSFLYAWLHDSFRGALRKMFLWRKRRIRPSAPFVLSVVL encoded by the coding sequence ATGAAGATGGCGCAGAGGAATCGGAGTGCACAGAACCTATTCCCAGGAATGGCTGGTAATAGCAGCATCCAGTTCATGGGTCTACAGCTTCTTCATTCCTACAAGCCACTCATCATTCCCTGCTACTCCTTGGTGGTCTTCATTGGCATCATCGGAAATTATCTTCTCATCTATGTCATCTGCAAGACCAAGAAAATGCACAATGTCACCAACTTCTTGGTGGGCAACCTGGCCTTTTCTGACATGCTAATGTGTGCCACCTGTGTGCCCCTCACTCTGGCATATGCCTTTGAGCCCCAGGGGTGGGTGTTTGGGCACTTCATGTGTTATTTTGTGTATTTGATGCAGCCTGTGACAGTGTACGTCTCTGTCTTCACCTTGACAGTGATATCAGTGGATAGATACCATGCCACTGTCTACCCACTGAGGAGAAGGCTCACCATCCCTACATGTGCCTACATCTTGGCCGTAATATGGCTGGTTAGTTGTCTGATGGCCACTCCAGCTTTGGTTCACACATACCATGTTGAATTCCCGGATCTAGACTTCTCCATCTGTGAAGAGTTTTGGTTTGGGATGGAGAAAAAGCGCCTTGCCTATGCATACAGCACGCTCATTCTTACCTACGCTCTTCCTCTTATTGTCATCTCCTTCTCTTATTTGAGAATCTCCGTCAAGCTGAAGAACCGGGTGGTCCCTGGGAATATCACCTATATCCAGGCAGAGTGGGACCGAGCACGAAGGAGAAAAACATTCCGTCTTTTGGTGTTGGTGGTTGGGGCCTTTGGGGTCTGCTGGCTGCCTTTACACATATTTAATATTATGAAAGATATTGATATTGACCTCATTGACAAGCAGTACTTCAATCTAGTGCAACTGCTGTGCCACTGGTTTGCCATGATGTCTGCATGTACCAACTCCTTCCTTTATGCCTGGCTACATGACAGCTTTAGAGGGGCACTTAGGAAGATGTTCCTGTGGAGAAAGCGAAGGATTAGACCCTCTGCTCCCTTTGTACTGAGCGTGGTCTTGTAA